A single Lactuca sativa cultivar Salinas chromosome 8, Lsat_Salinas_v11, whole genome shotgun sequence DNA region contains:
- the LOC111911868 gene encoding probable RNA-binding protein ARP1: MAAYQPIRGNGPGLQFLNFPFGDTTHTKVFVGGLAWETHSETLHRYFDQFGDILEAVVITDKHTGRSKGYGFVTFREAEAAERACVDPTPVIDGRRANCNLASLGRAQPSFTYGHVGPTGHYLWGPQNMGGPYHQPVPYGYQQYPYSLYGYSAYGPEYVFPQVPYNPYVGHHHPQMLGSPGSVFPYSQMGPPAPGSPGYRAIQGIVTPAPNVMPYATPNVITGIAPPSFGQARNMFPSE; this comes from the exons ATGGCTGCTTATCAACCGATCAGAGGTAACGGGCCTGGTTTACAGTTTTTGAATTTTCCATTTGGAGACACCACGCACACCAAGGTTTTTGTCGGAGGATTGGCATGGGAGACACATAGTGAGACGCTGCATCGTTATTTCGATCAATTCGGAGATATTTTAGAGGCTGTTGTCATCACTGATAAACATACAGGGAGATCTAAAGGCTATGGGTTT GTAACATTTCGTGAGGCTGAAGCTGCAGAAAGGGCTTGTGTGGACCCCACTCCAGTTATTGATGGTAGGAGGGCAAATTGTAATTTGGCATCCCTTGGGAGGGCCCAACCTTCTTTCACATATG gACATGTGGGACCCACAGGACACTACTTGTGGGGTCCCCAAAACATGGGAGGACCCTATCATCAACCGGTTCCTTATGGTTATCAACAATACCCTTATTCTTTATATGG ATATTCAGCATATGGACCCGAATATGTCTTTCCTCAG GTTCCATATAATCCTTATGTGGGCCACCACCACCCTCAGATGTTGGGCAGTCCGGGCAGTGTTTTTCCATATAGTCAGATGGGCCCGCCTGCCCCGGGCAGCCCTGGGTATAGGGCTATTCAGGGAATTGTAACACCTGCTCCTAATGTTATGCCATATGCTACACCTAATGTCATTACAG GCATTGCTCCACCGTCTTTTGGACAGGCAAGGAATATGTTTCCATCCgaatga